In Quercus robur chromosome 10, dhQueRobu3.1, whole genome shotgun sequence, a genomic segment contains:
- the LOC126703167 gene encoding gibberellin 20 oxidase 1-D-like encodes MGLRDENGGFVFDSAMLQKQANLPSEFLWPQEDLVEAQEELNEPLIDLGGFKRGDEVETARAAELLSKACSEHGFFQVTNHGIDATIIQAAHNEIDTFFNLPLDKKLSLRKKPGSLNANGYSGAHAHRFSSKLPWKETYTLLHHENDPSNPNIIVDYCKSVMGEDFEHTGWICQRYCNALKELGLLITELLAISLGVDRFHYRNFFEDCVSMMRCNYYPPCQNPGLTFGTGPHCDPNSLTILHQDQVGGLEVFSNNKWKAIRPEPGALVVNIGDTFMALCNGRYKSCLHRAMVNRNLERKTIAFFLSPREDRVVRPPQELFSREEPRKYPDFTWPEFWEFSQKHYRSDVTTIDNFIKWKLSSKPSGTFTSIA; translated from the exons ATGGGGCTTAGAGATGAGAAtggtggttttgtttttgattcaGCTATGCTTCAAAAACAAGCAAACTTGCCTAGTGAGTTCCTTTGGCCACAGGAGGACTTGGTTGAAGCTCAGGAAGAGCTCAACGAACCTCTAATAGACCTGGGTGGGTTCAAGAGAGGTGACGAGGTGGAAACAGCTCGAGCTGCCGAGCTTTTGAGCAAGGCTTGCTCGGAACATGGTTTCTTCCAAGTCACCAACCATGGTATCGATGCCACTATCATTCAAGCCGCACACAATGAAATCGATACCTTTTTCAACTTGCCCCTCGACAAGAAGCTCAGTCTTCGCAAGAAGCCTGGCTCTCTCAATGCCAATGGGTACTCAGGTGCACATGCGCATCGTTTTTCATCAAAGTTGCCATGGAAGGAGACATATACTCTTCTCCACCATGAGAATGACCCATCGAACCCCAACATTATTGTTGACTATTGCAAGTCTGTCATGGGAGAAGATTTTGAACACACAGG TTGGATTTGCCAAAGATACTGTAATGCCTTGAAGGAACTCGGTTTATTGATTACGGAGCTCCTGGCAATTAGCTTGGGTGTTGATCGTTTTCACTATCgcaatttttttgaagattgTGTCTCAATGATGAGGTGCAATTACTATCCCCCTTGCCAAAATCCTGGCCTCACCTTTGGCACTGGACCACATTGCGACCCAAACTCCTTGACCATACTTCATCAAGACCAAGTTGGAGGCCTCGAAgttttttcaaataacaaatggAAAGCAATTCGACCTGAACCAGGTGCCCTAGTCGTAAACATTGGTGATACCTTCATG GCATTATGTAATGGGAGATACAAGAGTTGCCTGCATAGAGCAATGGTGAACAGGAATTTGGAGAGGAAAACGATTGCTTTCTTTTTGTCCCCAAGAGAGGACAGAGTGGTGAGACCcccacaagagctgtttagtcGAGAAGAGCCAAGGAAGTACCCGGATTTCACATGGCCAGAATTCTGGGAGTTTTCACAAAAGCACTACAGGTCTGATGTCACTACCATCGACAACTTCATCAAATGGAAACTATCTTCCAAACCATCCGGCACTTTTACTTCTATTGCTTGA